From the Scatophagus argus isolate fScaArg1 chromosome 21, fScaArg1.pri, whole genome shotgun sequence genome, one window contains:
- the LOC124052590 gene encoding testis-expressed protein 47 isoform X1, whose translation MATSLKVGKFASKSWKNREPGEEDSSTVTMFEVFGGRMREKIVLQRLILAARLPRHLADRTQLGAHYEKLNFQLSKQYTWDHMTGLLLIYPSCLLHIIESSREVLVSVLKDLKDMQQQPDCALLEAPRVVFMAHNPESRLFQQWSHKVLSAGQGPEDTGAKGLEEDEDSTETLVCTVLTALQRLGERLETSKKALPGSVLDETPELIVSQDVLNKLLARDDLLTPQQHLQTYNSPLHVSMDFGQVVRSGSLTTV comes from the exons ATGGCTACTTCATTAAAAGTCGGAAAATTTGCCTCCAAGTCTTGGAAGAACAGAGAGCCGGGGGAGgaagacagcagcacagtgacgATGTTTGAAGTGTTTGGCGGGAGAATGAGAGAG AAGATCGTGCTACAGCGGCTGATACTGGCTGCTCGGCTCCCCCGCCATCTCGCTGACAGGACACAACTGGGAG CTCATTATGAAAAACTCAACTTTCAGCTGAGCAAGCAGTACACATGGGATCACATGACGGGCCTGCTGTTAATTTATCCATCCTGTCTGCTGCACATCATTGAA TCATCCAGGGAGGTTCTGGTTTCTGTTCTGAAAGACCTTAAAGACATGCAGCAACAGCCGGACTG CGCCTTGCTGGAAGCTCCCAGGGTCGTGTTCATGGCACATAACCCCGAAAGCAGGCTGTTCCAGCAGTGGAGCCACAAG GTGCTCAGTGCAGGTCAGGGTCCCGAGGACACCGGGGCTAAGGGACTCGAGGAGGACGAAGACAGCACAGAGACTCTGGTCTGCACTGTCCTGACAGCACTGCAGAGACTTGGTGAACGGCTTGAAACGTCTAAGAAG GCTCTTCCTGGCTCCGTGCTGGATGAGACTCCGGAGCTGATCGTCTCCCAGGACGTTCTCAACAAGCTTTTGGCTCGAGATGATCTCCTGACTCCACAGCAACACCTGCAGACGTACAACTCGCCGTTACACGTCAGCATGGACTTTG GACAAGTTGTTCGCAGCGGCTCCCTCACCACAGTTTAA
- the LOC124052590 gene encoding testis-expressed protein 47 isoform X2, with amino-acid sequence MEDMKAEESGTSLFHQLTAQRKAEEEDAKIVLQRLILAARLPRHLADRTQLGAHYEKLNFQLSKQYTWDHMTGLLLIYPSCLLHIIESSREVLVSVLKDLKDMQQQPDCALLEAPRVVFMAHNPESRLFQQWSHKVLSAGQGPEDTGAKGLEEDEDSTETLVCTVLTALQRLGERLETSKKALPGSVLDETPELIVSQDVLNKLLARDDLLTPQQHLQTYNSPLHVSMDFGQVVRSGSLTTV; translated from the exons ATGGAGGACATGAAAGCGGAGGAAAGTGGGACTAGTTTATTTCACCAGCTTACAGCCCAGAGGAAGGCTGAGGAAGAAGACGCG AAGATCGTGCTACAGCGGCTGATACTGGCTGCTCGGCTCCCCCGCCATCTCGCTGACAGGACACAACTGGGAG CTCATTATGAAAAACTCAACTTTCAGCTGAGCAAGCAGTACACATGGGATCACATGACGGGCCTGCTGTTAATTTATCCATCCTGTCTGCTGCACATCATTGAA TCATCCAGGGAGGTTCTGGTTTCTGTTCTGAAAGACCTTAAAGACATGCAGCAACAGCCGGACTG CGCCTTGCTGGAAGCTCCCAGGGTCGTGTTCATGGCACATAACCCCGAAAGCAGGCTGTTCCAGCAGTGGAGCCACAAG GTGCTCAGTGCAGGTCAGGGTCCCGAGGACACCGGGGCTAAGGGACTCGAGGAGGACGAAGACAGCACAGAGACTCTGGTCTGCACTGTCCTGACAGCACTGCAGAGACTTGGTGAACGGCTTGAAACGTCTAAGAAG GCTCTTCCTGGCTCCGTGCTGGATGAGACTCCGGAGCTGATCGTCTCCCAGGACGTTCTCAACAAGCTTTTGGCTCGAGATGATCTCCTGACTCCACAGCAACACCTGCAGACGTACAACTCGCCGTTACACGTCAGCATGGACTTTG GACAAGTTGTTCGCAGCGGCTCCCTCACCACAGTTTAA